ATCCAAGAATAAATAATTCAATGGTTGAGAGGACCACAGATTGGGAAATCATAAAGGACGAACTAGATCAATACGATTGGTATCAAAACGACTGGGCCACATTGCGAGAAGGCTACGGATCGGGCATATTCAATTATGTCATATACTTAAGTAAGGTAATCCATGCATCGGAGTATTGAATATGGTAATGCAACTGGAAAAAGGTCCATTTGGGAAACCTTCTACCatggataaaaaaaagatacttTCGCAAGTTGTTGTACGTACAAGGACACAATTTCAACCTTCTTAAACTCTGTTATTTATCGAAAGATAATGAAACTAACCTCTCTTCTTACATGGAGGGTGTGATCTGATTCAGTCCCAGAGATGTGACTAATGAGAGAGTAAGCTCATCtacctctctctttctctctgttcttttttcttttttcttttttcttttttttaatcagtGTCTCTGacccgagagagagagtacaAGGTCTATCCAATATCCTCGAAGAGGacataaaattgaaatggCAATAAGCATAAATAGGGGGCCACATGGGGCTCCTCTGTGATCTGGTATCTTGTTGTATGCGAAGGAACAAACACTGATTCACACCATGTGCTTTCCTCCCTCCGATGTTCCCGCTCAATTCGACAAAATTATTAAGTGATTTCAGATCATCGATAACAAAACAGTCGTAATGAATAATACAGCTTCAtcgatatatatacacacgcacGTAATATGTTTGCGTATTCTATACCCACAATCTGATTAGTTCATCAGTTTTTAATAAGTGAGACTGAGaccatataataatatgtttTTCAAATATCATTGAGGCCGCGAGCGTAACTTAAAGGATGGATGTGTGGGGAGAGGAAATTGGTGGGGGAGTGGTGGTCCCTGATAATCTTGTTGTGGGTGTTCAATAATAGTGTGTAGGGTTGTCGTGGTCCTCAACGTCGGTCCAAACCTTACTGATGATAGTGAACAATCATCCAACGCCACCCGTGTGTGTGCCTCTGGCCATTTGGTTCCTTAGTGTCTACCAAATCCAAGACTGATGATTGATTTGAgagttagagagagagagaaaatactATTACAGAATTGATAAAAATTGCGATATATACTATTTCTAAGGTGTACTGGGGAGGAAGAAGATTTTTGATCAATGCGATAGATAATTattggcatttttttttcatgggATCGATTGGCATAAACGACCTTTGATTTCAATACAAATAACAAAAGGCATGCCATTTTATAGAGGCTCGACCCGAACGCATTCGGAGGAAATAGCAGTTCTCAATGGTTAGTTATACATTGAATAGCCGATACCTAACGATCCATTTGATCGTGTCCTTTGGCATGGCTATGCAATCTTATACAAATACGAGACATGCACTAATAAAGAACATTTTCATTGTCTTCGATGAATTGCATTTCCTATATAATattatccaaaagaaaaacacatGATAACCAATATCCCATTAACTAGTCATTATAATATCCCACCCACCATCTGTCTTACATTGATTGCACAGCAACTTTCAGGGCTGTTAATTTCCAGGAGCCTAATAATTATTGGCTGGTTTCTTCGTATTTAATCAAACCCACGGATaacgagaaaaagaaaaaccaataaataatattaaaagaaaaaaaaaggtggcaAAAAGACCAGTGCGAGCACAATAGTTAGTGTAGTGCACTCGCTAGCTTTATCGGGAGATATATAGGGGGAAGGAAGGCCTTAGCTAAAAGCTACACAATACATTGGAGAAAAAGAAGGATCACATGGCACCCACTCCACTATCAACATACTTTTCTCGGACCGAGTCAGCATTTTCTCATATGAATAATAAAGATTGATTGGATAGAAGTTCATTGTAGTGCAGATCATTCAAACCGTAatcgaaaattttcttttctagaGAGGTCGTTTTTGTACTATCATTTTCGAACATTTTATCGAGAACATAGAGGACAATAATATACCTGTTTAAGAAGTTACTGGGACAATGGAGACCATGGACCACCGATTAATTAACACATGTGACAATGATAATCCCCACTAACTACAATTTGCAACGATAGGCCCATTGATCACTGATAATTTCATCAACTTATTCCTCTAAaagtaattggaaaaaaatgaaaagaaatatgaaaaatgtTGAGAGACAGAAATTAATCTGGCCATGGATATTTTACAAGGAAATAAAGGACCGGATAAACAAAAATGGAAGGGGatggggagagggagagagagagggtgacACGTGGGATGGGATAGACCGGAGAGGAGGCAGTCATTGCCGAGGCGGCTGCAGCGAGCCGGAGGAGGAGCCGGGGCCGGAGAGGAGCTGAGCGAGGGTGGTCATGGCCCTGACCTGCATCTCGAGGGCCGCTATATAGTCGGACGCCTCCTCGAGGATCACGGGCAATGGCTCTTTCCGGCAACCGGGGACTAACTGGCCGAGGAACTTCACCTTGCGTTGTACTGCCGACGAGGTCCGTCGCTTCAGTCCCATGACGCTCACTCTCGACTTCTTCGGCCACCGGCCGCTCCCGGCTATGGCTACCCCCTGCCTCCTCTTATTCTGCTTCTTCCGGAACTTCACCCTGAGCCGGCGACTCATCAGGATGGCCCGGCTCCACCGGGTCTTCCCCTTGGCCGCGGCCGCGAGGGCTCTGTCCGCGGCCTCCCTCACGGCTGCGTTGCCGCGAAGCCGGGCTCGGGCGAGGGCATGGAGGAGCTTGTCGGAGTAGGAGCGTTGCTGGGCCTCCGACTTCCACTGGGCCTGGGGGTGGGCCCGGGACTGGGCCTGGGAGTGGGCCCGGGATTTCcgcttcttcctcctcttggACTCGCGCGACGACAACCGGTCTGGCCTACCGTTGTTGCCTATCACTACTGGACCCGAGACCAGAGATGACGTCATCATAGCCCCCTTCACCGGTGGCTCTCCGATTCGCGGCGGCCGGAATAGGATAATTGGATTAAATGGGTAATGAGGGGATAATCAAGGTGGGTTAGGCATCAAGAGCAATAAAAGAAGGAGATTTACATGTATTATTAACTAACAAGAGATTGATAGATTCATGAGAATGAAGACCGAAGAAAGTTGTTCGAGAGACAGAGAGATGGGGATGGAAGAAGAGAGGAGGAGCTGAAAGAGAAGAGAGGTGGGGGAAGAGGATTATAAAGGGAGGGCAAAgctattttatattaatatagtGCCATTTATTTGGTcgtttaatatttattattactattattgaatttatatatgttataataattattagaaaaggtCAGTGTCACTTTTTATGGCTTAGCCCATTCCACGGCAATGTTGTTGTTGCCTTTCGGTAATTGTAAGTCTTTTAAAATGCTCCCCATCTCTCCATCTTTTTAACTTGGACGTGAAGTTTAGAAGAGCGCCCACAACTTTTCAAGTTATGGGCATATATGCTTTAGCATAGAAAACATATTCTGACCAATGCGGGCTAATACAGGTGATTTGTCACATCTTTCTCTTAAATAATGTCTCGAATATACGTcttatgaatggagaaattcTATGATTAGCAAAGTTAATGGGCCGATCCAATATGATCCGATCATAAATTAATCGAGACATATTGAGTATCCAAATACCAGATGATGCACATTGAAAAGAAACGTATTTCAAAATCCgcattaagttaaaattaaaaggattTGAATGCCTGTTATTTCAGTAATATATTAATGATTTAAACGGTATTTTTCTATACCTACTGCTGCGAGATAATAACTACTATTCTGTCGAGGATCGGGTCAGAACTGCTTCAACTCGGATCCCGACATATGGATTTACTCGAGAGTGGAAGGATGAAACGAACAAAAATTGGATGAATTTATaagattattaattaatagggggagggggagggggttGCTGTCACTGGCAGTTGGGACATTGCTGGCAGTAGTAATATGAAAGCCCATCCCATGCCTTCGTATGATTGTTAGTGGCAAATACGTAATCCTTTTAAAGGCTGCGCGCGGTTCTCTCTTTTCGAACTACATACACACTGACACATATCTAGAATAAGCTTATCTccaaagaatatatatatatatatatatatatatatgcaaatgaGTATATGTTCATCCACCAATGCTCACCGAAAGGTGTATGATCAGGTAATCTATCTCCATGTATAAGCATCACTTGGCCTGCAAACGACTATCCGCTATACTTTCTTTCCAGCATAGTTCATTAGAGCAAAAACCAGAGGCTAATACGGGGGCAACTCTAGTGGCGTCCTTCATCGTCCCGAATTCCATCCTACCGAAATGAGAGGCGGAAGCCAGTGTATTGCTTCCTTCAGCCGACTCCTCATTAACAGTTCAAAAATTCGCAAAGATGACGGCTTTTCCTTCAAAATCATTGTGCCAGTCAAACGAAACCTAAGCTagttatacatatattgaTGACCGCTATCTCCTTTTGAGCAATTATTAGGTTCTCTCTGGTCCGACTAATTAAAACCTAACTCCTCACTATCAATAGACAATTGCAGATTAATGCACATATATCGGATTTGGTTTTAGTGATACCTCCCGCACCTCttgcatacatacatacatacatacatatatatatatatatatatatatatctggtCCAAAGAGAAACAGAAATTCCCTGTGCTGGGAAGGTCGCGATTGCCGATGTGGCGAGATTTCATTGGCCAAGTCGGCATTGGTGTTGGCTTCCACTATAAGCTACCGGCCACGGGGTCCCCCCCAGCTTGTTCTTGTTTGTTTTGTATTGTAATGCCTGCAATGATTGGT
The sequence above is drawn from the Punica granatum isolate Tunisia-2019 chromosome 5, ASM765513v2, whole genome shotgun sequence genome and encodes:
- the LOC116209666 gene encoding transcription factor bHLH148-like is translated as MMTSSLVSGPVVIGNNGRPDRLSSRESKRRKKRKSRAHSQAQSRAHPQAQWKSEAQQRSYSDKLLHALARARLRGNAAVREAADRALAAAAKGKTRWSRAILMSRRLRVKFRKKQNKRRQGVAIAGSGRWPKKSRVSVMGLKRRTSSAVQRKVKFLGQLVPGCRKEPLPVILEEASDYIAALEMQVRAMTTLAQLLSGPGSSSGSLQPPRQ